The Ananas comosus cultivar F153 linkage group 6, ASM154086v1, whole genome shotgun sequence genome segment AGATATCTTCTTAGGAGATGCTTCATGTGCTTAAGTGGTTTATGTATACAGTTAAGCATGGAAGAAGCATCTATGTCTATGTGCTTGCTTACTATTATGCCCTAGaaacatttttttattcaattttattGAGGCTTTGATTCcaatctaaataaaatatacaggAATAATCATGCTTGTGAACTTACTGATCTCCTTTTTTAAACATACTTTGTTCCCTTTTGCAGTTGACTTTCATTATTTAATTTGTCTATATACATGCATGTATTATATTCAAATGGTTTGAACAAGCATgtgttaaattcaaattctttgAACAAGtatatattaaattcaaatgctTTGAACAAGTAAATAGCCCTTTTTTCTTGGCACTCTGCTCCTATTGGGCGTAGAAATGCAAACTGGTTTGCTAGAGACAATGAAGTGGATACTCATAAAAAGTTCATTGAATGTTGTGGGGTGGTcaaagttttattatttatatcacCTTCTACCATATGTACAAGTTAATATATCAAGATCCTGCTCTTGATCTTTGAAAAAGAACGGCATTACAAATTTTAGCAGCTTGAGTGCATTATGCACACATATATGATACTCACAGGATCTAGGTCCATAGAGCTCATTTATTTTGTGCTTCATCAAATTGCAAGCCATGCGGATGCTTCATGAGATATTGCTGTATGTTAAGAGATGCCCAGTTAATGGGAGAAATTAGGAAACCTCACCAGTTATGAGGCCTGCATGTTAGAAATCACCAAATTCTTCAGTGATATGTTTGAACCTAATACAGTGGAATCTAGATGGCGCGGAGAATGTTTAATTCTGATCATTTACTTGTTACCTCAATTGCAGCTTGTCTGCGGCCTTCTCCTATGGAGTTGCATCCATGGCCATGGTTTTTATTAACAAAGCAGTTCTTATGCAATATGCATACTCCATGACTCTTCTCACCTTACAGGTATATTTGTCTTTTCGTAGCGGAGAAAGGTAGATATATAGGCCATCTTGATTTGCTTGCACTTGGACTCTATTAATGGAACATTTTTGTTCAATTTTTGCCAGCAATTGGCTGCAGCACTCCTTATACACATCGCGCGAGTTGCAGGGTATTCTAAAGGCAAAGGTTTTAACATGACGACGGCAAAGAAACTTCTTCCTATCTCAGTGTTTTATAATGCAAATGTGGCGTTTGCACTGGCAAGCCTGAAAGGGGTTAATATCCCAATGTATATTGCACTGAAGAGGCTCACACCACTTGCTGTCCTAGTGGCTGGATATTTGCGGGGGAAAGGAAAGCCGTCGGCACAAGTAAGAAGCGCTattgataaattaatattgttgATGGTTTTGTTTTAGGACTTCCTCAAAACATACTGGAATATACAGGCACTAAGGCTTTGTGGGTAAACTCTAGGCATCTTGGCGACCCCCTAGACTTTTAGTGCAACTCATATCACCTATGCTATACTTGCCTAGATTGTTCGATCAGTGGGATTGTGCCTACAATTTTTATTACTTGCTTAGGTAACGAATGGACCTCCTAGGATCCTGGTTGTCAGTCATCAAACTGTGCTATTGGGCCATTTAAACagataagaaaatatttatatttagccTTTTGAAACTTTGAGTAGGTAAAGAAGGCATTCGTGCTTTATATTTGTTGTGGTAATATTTCATATATACTTGTAAGGATGAAGAGTTAAACATTGTTTAATGACTGGGTAATTAGTATGTTATTTATGGAATCTGAACTCCAGTAGTCATATCTAACATGATTTTGTGCTCTACTTTGAGCTACAAAATTTGATTAAGGAAGTTCAGATAactaaactaaataaaaaaaatataaaaaaaaaagcttgtaGGTAAGTTTTGTCGCCAGGGCAATCATCTAGTCTCATAGGCTTTTGGTTAGGCTACTTGAAGGTCTAGGATTGCCTAGACTATTTGACAACAATAGTCATGACAAAACCAATCAGGTCACTTACTATATTTAAGTAAATTACCCTATTGTAATTAACAGATGATTGGCATATATAACTGTATGGCTTTTTTAGCTACTTCCACTTTTGGCTAGTTGATTTTGCTTTAACATTGTTGGCCGTCATTCAGGTATCGCTTTCAGTTATTCTGACTGCCACTGGGGTTGTTATAGCAGCACTTGGTGACTTCTCCTTTGACTTCTTTGGTTACAGCATGGCTCTTACATCTGTCTTCTTCCAGGTTATGCATGCTCCTTTCATTGTTTTCTCCATTGATTTTTGGAAAGAATTTCTTCGTGATTTTTGACAATGTTCTCATACTGGAACTGACATTTTCTCTTTTAAATTGATGTAGACTATGTATTTGATTCTGGTAGAGAAATCAGGTGCAGAGGACGGTCTTTCGTCGGCCGAGCTGATGTTTTATAATAGCCTGCTGTCTCTTCCGTTTCTGATGTTTCTCATAATAGCAACGGGAGAATTTCCCCACTCTCTTTCAGTGTTATTCGACAAGGTTGGTAATAAGATCGCCTTCTAGGCCGGTTATTTTTCGAACAATTAAGAGGATATATCTATAAGGTTATATCTGTTTTACTGTGCTTATGGtggctttcttttcttctaatgCATGACTAGCTCTTCAAGTTTCTCATTCATCTCCATATTCCTGGCTTTGCTACGAGCTTCTTGAACTCTTCTTACTTTCTGAACAAACATTCCCTAGTTTGTAGAAAAAGCTTGTGGAGCATGCCTTTTTTATTGCAATTTATAGCTAACAATTTTACTCTATTATTCCA includes the following:
- the LOC109712258 gene encoding putative UDP-sugar transporter DDB_G0278631, with translation MEGVGASVDVSSLVSLSAAFSYGVASMAMVFINKAVLMQYAYSMTLLTLQQLAAALLIHIARVAGYSKGKGFNMTTAKKLLPISVFYNANVAFALASLKGVNIPMYIALKRLTPLAVLVAGYLRGKGKPSAQVSLSVILTATGVVIAALGDFSFDFFGYSMALTSVFFQTMYLILVEKSGAEDGLSSAELMFYNSLLSLPFLMFLIIATGEFPHSLSVLFDKANSLSFSVILILSLVMGIVLNFTMFLCTIVNSALTTTIVGVLKGVGSTTLGFVLLGGVQVRALNVTGLVINTIGGVWYSYAKYQQKKKKVRKAESDEESQEARKM